A region of Acidimicrobiales bacterium DNA encodes the following proteins:
- a CDS encoding GNAT family N-acetyltransferase: protein MAANYVAAVDRDALLAAGDRNLAAVLRLYARTVPGAVLQDDGRLLLVSTLPSWPGPYHNGAIRLDRALPAAQVLARAEAFFDGRAPGYCVWVAAHADADIEEAALGAGHARISPTGAPRMALRHRLDPRRPKPGVTLEEVVDEAGRRDYLAVTVAAYAESFLPADAAEAQVATLDTVHGPAVRSVVARREGAPVAAAMVVGSDGVAGIQLVGTVPEARGRGLGELCTAWAADAGFGLGAEAVVLEASEAGEPLYRRMGFTEVSRYRWCFGPPIHPNLVFHQS, encoded by the coding sequence ATGGCTGCAAACTACGTTGCCGCCGTGGACCGCGACGCGCTGCTCGCCGCCGGCGACCGGAACCTGGCGGCGGTGCTGCGGCTCTACGCGCGGACGGTCCCGGGCGCGGTGCTCCAGGACGACGGTCGGCTGCTGCTGGTCTCCACCCTGCCGTCGTGGCCGGGCCCGTACCACAACGGTGCGATCCGGCTCGACCGGGCGCTGCCGGCGGCCCAGGTCCTGGCTCGCGCCGAGGCGTTCTTCGACGGTCGGGCCCCGGGCTACTGCGTGTGGGTCGCCGCCCATGCCGACGCCGACATCGAGGAGGCCGCCCTGGGTGCCGGGCACGCCCGGATCTCCCCCACCGGCGCGCCCCGGATGGCGCTGCGGCACCGGCTCGACCCCCGCCGCCCCAAGCCGGGGGTCACCCTCGAAGAGGTCGTCGACGAGGCCGGCCGGCGCGACTACCTGGCGGTCACCGTGGCGGCGTACGCCGAGTCGTTCCTGCCCGCGGACGCGGCCGAGGCCCAGGTGGCCACGCTCGACACCGTCCATGGGCCGGCCGTGCGCTCGGTGGTGGCCCGCCGGGAGGGGGCACCGGTGGCGGCCGCCATGGTGGTCGGGAGCGACGGTGTGGCCGGGATCCAGCTGGTGGGGACCGTTCCCGAGGCACGGGGCCGGGGGTTGGGTGAGCTGTGCACCGCCTGGGCCGCCGATGCCGGCTTCGGGCTCGGCGCCGAGGCGGTGGTGCTCGAGGCCTCCGAGGCCGGTGAGCCGCTCTACCGACGGATGGGCTTCACCGAGGTCTCCCGCTACCGGTGGTGCTTCGGGCCACCCATCCACCCCAACCTCGTATTTCATCAATCGTGA
- a CDS encoding Gfo/Idh/MocA family oxidoreductase produces MLTVGFVGTGVIAWAHAIGLQAMISAGVVDARIAVVHDLDGERASGFAAANGAVAVASAAEVVERCDAVWVCTPTAAHVAAVQTAVVAGRAVFCEKPLSTDLAGAEALAETVRAGGVPAQVGLVLRSTPVFRALRDVVASGELGPPMTAVFRDDQYFPVQGLYGSTWRGDVAVAGGGCLIEHSIHDLDILRFCLGEVAELSARTANFAGYEGVEDLATVSLHFESGASAELVSVWHDILSRGSTRRVEVFCRRGTAWLEDDHLGPLHVQTADGVEVRTCRPPDWVESLPIGRDDMGLVVRMYCEADRAFVDAVAAGRPPDPGLDEAVVAHGLVDAAYRSAAAGGVPVVPGSAPA; encoded by the coding sequence ATGCTCACCGTCGGGTTCGTGGGGACCGGGGTCATCGCCTGGGCGCACGCCATCGGCCTGCAGGCGATGATCAGCGCCGGCGTGGTCGACGCCCGGATCGCTGTGGTCCACGACCTCGACGGCGAACGGGCCTCGGGGTTCGCGGCCGCCAACGGTGCGGTCGCCGTGGCGAGCGCGGCCGAGGTGGTCGAGCGCTGCGACGCCGTGTGGGTGTGCACCCCCACCGCCGCCCACGTCGCCGCCGTGCAGACCGCCGTGGTGGCGGGCCGCGCCGTGTTCTGCGAGAAGCCGCTGTCCACCGACCTGGCGGGCGCCGAGGCGCTGGCGGAGACGGTTCGGGCCGGCGGGGTTCCCGCCCAGGTCGGCCTGGTGCTGCGGTCCACGCCGGTGTTCCGGGCCCTGCGCGACGTCGTGGCGTCGGGCGAGCTGGGCCCGCCCATGACGGCGGTGTTCCGCGACGACCAGTACTTCCCGGTGCAGGGCCTGTACGGGTCGACGTGGCGGGGCGACGTGGCCGTGGCGGGCGGGGGATGCCTCATCGAGCACTCCATCCACGACCTCGACATCCTGCGCTTCTGTCTGGGCGAGGTGGCCGAGCTCTCGGCCCGCACGGCGAACTTCGCCGGGTACGAGGGGGTGGAGGACCTGGCCACGGTGTCGCTGCACTTCGAGTCGGGGGCGTCGGCCGAGCTCGTCAGTGTGTGGCACGACATCCTCAGCCGGGGCTCGACGCGCCGCGTGGAGGTGTTCTGCCGGCGGGGCACGGCGTGGCTGGAGGACGACCACCTCGGGCCGCTGCACGTGCAGACCGCCGACGGGGTGGAGGTGCGCACCTGTCGGCCACCCGACTGGGTCGAGTCGCTGCCCATCGGGCGCGACGACATGGGCCTCGTCGTCCGCATGTACTGCGAGGCCGACCGGGCGTTCGTCGACGCCGTGGCCGCCGGCCGGCCTCCCGATCCGGGCTTGGACGAGGCCGTGGTGGCCCACGGGCTCGTCGACGCGGCCTACCGCTCGGCGGCCGCCGGTGGTGTGCCGGTGGTCCCGGGCTCGGCCCCGGCCTGA
- a CDS encoding EAL domain-containing protein, whose protein sequence is MHERGPRGEVEGGGRPDATAPGTLTTELVGRLSGVLWVACGLMVVAAGPLLDFPRGASRPGVEALGVACIAMGLVVRVVPWARWPRSATLWLVPVAFGMIALHNRLAGDDGFLYGTFYLVVFVWVGLAHPRWTSLRLAPLLAASYVLPLLGTPMHRLGVASALYVVPCCLVVGEVVAWVGGLLRRSESALVDAEERFRNAFEQAPIGIGLASPDGHLVRVNRAYGEILGRDPAALVGRVVREFTHPEDWEENAAQFRSLVAGDIDRYQLEKRYIHADGHVVWVTVSATCVRDEAGGALYVIGQIEDVTERREMRERLAHAAVHDQLTGLPNRVLFMDRLELALSRARRDRHHVAIMFLDLDRFKLVNDSLGHESGDLLLGQVARRLGGALRAVDTLARFGGDEFTVLCEVAERAEAVDIAERLVGAMLKPLTLSGIEMFVSVSVGIALSIDGAESPAEMLRNADVAMYRAKELGPSRIEVYRADDESRTIRRLRTSNELHRALERDELELHYQPMVDLHDETMVGIEALVRWHHPTRGLLLPGEFIALAEDSGLIVPLGAWVLREACRQTALWEQRRAEAGQDTARLNISVNVSAQQLADSTFPRQVASALGEPGLDPDKLWLEITESTLMSTGDATAETLAALRALGLHLEIDDFGTGYSSLSYLKRLPVETLKIDRSFVDELDCDSDDVAIVRAIVALGESLGLAVVAEGIERTTQATELQDIGCHLAQGYLYGFPRPAWALEPFPADDLRTWQTEFRSTA, encoded by the coding sequence ATGCACGAGCGAGGGCCACGCGGCGAGGTGGAGGGTGGCGGGCGGCCCGACGCCACCGCCCCGGGGACGTTGACGACGGAGCTCGTGGGCCGGCTGTCGGGGGTGCTGTGGGTCGCCTGTGGCCTGATGGTCGTGGCGGCCGGTCCCCTGTTGGACTTCCCACGCGGGGCGTCGCGTCCGGGTGTGGAGGCGCTCGGCGTGGCGTGCATCGCCATGGGGCTCGTCGTGCGGGTGGTGCCCTGGGCGCGCTGGCCGCGTTCGGCCACCTTGTGGCTCGTCCCGGTGGCGTTCGGCATGATCGCCCTGCACAACCGCCTGGCCGGCGACGACGGGTTCCTGTACGGGACCTTCTACCTGGTCGTATTCGTGTGGGTCGGCCTGGCCCACCCGCGCTGGACGTCGTTGCGCCTGGCGCCGCTGCTGGCCGCGTCCTACGTCCTGCCCCTGCTGGGAACGCCGATGCACCGGCTCGGCGTGGCGTCGGCGCTGTACGTGGTGCCGTGCTGCCTCGTCGTGGGGGAGGTCGTCGCCTGGGTGGGCGGCCTCCTGCGCCGCTCGGAGTCCGCGCTCGTCGATGCCGAGGAGCGCTTCCGCAACGCCTTCGAACAGGCGCCCATCGGCATCGGCCTGGCCTCGCCCGACGGGCACCTGGTGCGGGTGAACCGCGCCTACGGCGAGATCCTCGGCCGGGATCCCGCCGCGCTCGTCGGGAGGGTCGTGCGCGAATTCACCCACCCCGAGGACTGGGAGGAGAACGCCGCGCAGTTCCGGTCGCTCGTGGCCGGCGACATCGACCGCTACCAGCTGGAGAAGCGCTACATCCACGCCGACGGGCACGTGGTCTGGGTCACGGTCAGCGCCACCTGCGTGCGCGACGAGGCCGGGGGGGCGCTGTACGTCATCGGGCAGATCGAGGACGTCACCGAGCGGCGCGAGATGCGCGAACGGCTGGCCCACGCCGCCGTCCACGACCAGCTCACCGGCCTCCCCAACCGGGTCCTGTTCATGGACCGCCTCGAGCTCGCGCTGAGCCGGGCCCGGCGCGACCGCCACCACGTGGCGATCATGTTCCTCGACCTGGACCGCTTCAAGCTCGTCAACGACAGCCTGGGCCACGAGTCGGGCGACCTCCTGCTGGGACAGGTCGCCCGGCGCCTGGGCGGTGCGCTGCGCGCCGTGGACACGCTGGCGCGCTTCGGCGGCGACGAGTTCACGGTGCTGTGCGAGGTGGCCGAGCGGGCCGAGGCGGTGGACATCGCCGAGCGCCTCGTGGGGGCGATGCTGAAACCGCTCACCCTGTCGGGTATCGAGATGTTCGTGTCGGTGAGCGTCGGCATCGCGCTGTCGATCGACGGCGCGGAGTCCCCCGCCGAGATGCTGCGCAATGCGGACGTCGCCATGTACCGGGCCAAGGAGCTCGGGCCGTCGCGCATCGAGGTGTACCGGGCCGACGACGAGTCCCGGACGATCCGGCGGCTGCGGACGTCCAACGAGCTGCACCGGGCACTCGAGCGCGACGAGCTCGAGCTGCACTACCAGCCCATGGTGGACCTGCACGACGAGACGATGGTGGGCATCGAGGCCCTGGTGCGTTGGCACCACCCCACCCGGGGGCTGCTGCTCCCCGGTGAGTTCATCGCCCTCGCCGAGGACAGCGGGCTGATCGTGCCGCTCGGGGCGTGGGTCCTGCGCGAGGCGTGCCGTCAGACGGCGCTATGGGAACAGCGGCGGGCGGAGGCCGGGCAGGACACGGCCCGGCTCAACATCTCGGTCAACGTCTCGGCCCAGCAGCTCGCCGACTCCACCTTCCCCCGCCAGGTGGCCTCGGCCCTGGGCGAGCCCGGGCTCGACCCCGACAAGCTCTGGCTCGAGATCACCGAGAGCACGCTCATGAGCACCGGCGACGCCACAGCCGAGACCCTCGCCGCGTTGCGCGCCCTCGGCCTGCACCTCGAGATCGACGACTTCGGGACGGGGTACTCGTCGCTCAGCTACCTGAAGCGCCTGCCGGTGGAGACCCTGAAGATCGACCGCAGCTTCGTCGACGAGCTCGACTGCGACTCCGACGACGTGGCCATCGTGCGGGCCATCGTGGCGCTCGGGGAATCCCTGGGGCTCGCCGTGGTGGCCGAGGGGATCGAGCGCACGACGCAGGCCACCGAGCTCCAGGACATCGGGTGCCACCTGGCCCAGGGCTACCTCTACGGCTTCCCCCGCCCGGCGTGGGCGCTCGAGCCCTTCCCCGCCGACGACCTGCGTACCTGGCAGACCGAGTTCCGCTCCACCGCCTGA
- a CDS encoding phosphatase PAP2 family protein encodes MAPTSTESPRVRAPARSDDPRSDDPRSDATGPADVELVVACLLLMPVVVAGMYLMARPGPTLLDHWAFAVIPTRPHARLLAAVTRMASPPVVLAGVAAGFLAVVRRDRARGVAVVAGPALAVVTSDWVMKPLVGRTFGGVLCFPSGTVVVVAALAAVAVLAAPARWRYGAGVVGGALVAMTALAVVALGWHYPTDALAGAATGVGVVLAADCAAHRVAARLRYGALGAPDTGAAGPEVGRPPRH; translated from the coding sequence ATGGCCCCGACGAGCACCGAGTCCCCGCGTGTGCGGGCGCCCGCCCGGTCCGACGACCCCCGGTCCGACGACCCCCGGTCCGACGCAACCGGGCCGGCCGACGTCGAGCTCGTGGTGGCGTGCCTCCTCCTCATGCCCGTGGTCGTCGCCGGCATGTACCTGATGGCGCGCCCGGGCCCGACGCTGCTCGACCACTGGGCGTTCGCCGTCATCCCCACCCGGCCCCATGCGCGCTTGCTGGCGGCGGTCACCCGGATGGCGTCGCCGCCGGTCGTCCTGGCGGGCGTGGCCGCCGGCTTCCTGGCCGTGGTGCGGCGCGACCGGGCCCGGGGCGTCGCCGTGGTGGCCGGCCCCGCGCTCGCCGTCGTGACCAGTGACTGGGTGATGAAGCCCCTCGTGGGGCGGACGTTCGGCGGCGTGCTGTGCTTCCCCTCGGGCACCGTGGTGGTGGTCGCCGCTCTGGCGGCCGTGGCCGTGCTGGCCGCCCCGGCCCGGTGGCGATACGGCGCCGGCGTCGTGGGGGGAGCCCTCGTGGCCATGACCGCCCTGGCGGTGGTGGCGCTCGGCTGGCACTACCCGACCGACGCCCTCGCCGGCGCGGCCACGGGGGTTGGCGTGGTCCTGGCGGCCGACTGTGCCGCGCACCGGGTGGCGGCGCGCCTGCGGTACGGCGCCCTCGGCGCCCCGGACACGGGCGCCGCCGGCCCCGAGGTGGGACGCCCTCCCAGGCACTGA
- a CDS encoding IPT/TIG domain-containing protein, which translates to MVASAAVVIAAVVGLAAPAAQAAVPAAPTNLQAVVSGTTVTLTWTNAAGALGVNGYRDTTTKKWIGGYPNPAPTTWIDSAVPVGSHTYSVADYNSSGEGPHSGTVSVSVGGSSTPTVTGISPSTGPSTGGTSVTVTGTNLTGATAVAFGATAAASFTAVNATTVTATSPAGSGTVDVTVTTGGGTSATSSADRFSYTTGSPAVSSLSVTSGPTSGGTALTITGTNLTGATAVAFGATAAASFTAVNATTVTATSPAGAGTVDVTVTVGGSTSATSSADRFTYVPAPTVTGISPTGGPATGGTTVTVTGTNFTGATAVAFGATAAAFSVTNGTTISATSPAGAGTVDVTVTTVGGTSAKSSADSFTYTGSPPPPGPRVTSVCLSPAGPPCSNLTSGPPAGGTVVIISGTNFSGATAVVFGPGHPASSFTVKSDTTITATAPGGNGTVDVLVTTPSGTSQVQTLDWYTYAANVVLNPTNVIVPADGTMREAVTVTVTSGGTPQAGVAVSATQTPPGGGTAHGITGCTTASDGTCLVLTDHTTTTGSSTLTASTTSFGSGTATVVYKAPGAAPTGLSFSVANGNGTSATVAGGDAYSDGNHYFVPETTGLAGQFENTPSQSVLSASLVNGSGPLTTGWEPYALTWTIHNTGTTSLFIDAIANVAELGYTNVICSLPTQTDPKGSLRCTPSSYDLDYNAHFSNPADVGKYGLGANNGTMTSICSPPGCPRTVSAGATTTFTTYMIGADNDAIVVLDSPTGSAASATVGAQLATDPYTTAISGSSVGSAQSAAFRWAPANAATSVSGAVTAIDPAEAAEPDSSHDWVVLSVSGTPTLVNFGQTANQTYAANGGPVTEDVFESDLAAATSATLAVTNYGAANQANALTGSGFPDPPTVTGLSPATGLTTGGTSVTVSGTNLTGATAVMFGATAAATFTVNNATTITASSPAGSAGTVDVIVTTPGGTSATGAADQFTYTTAVSAPTVTSVSPAGGPLAGGTSVTVSGTAFTGATAVTFGATAAATFTVNSATRITAASPAGSAGAVDVTVTTSGGGTSATGPGDLFTYLPVPTVTSVSPANGPAAGGTSVTVTGTGFVPGSTTVAVGASAATGVNCTSSTSCTATSPAGSGTVDVTVTTGGGTSATSAADRFTYVPAPTVTSVSPTTGPGAGGTTVTITGTNFTGTSTVKFGTTAAAFTFVSSTTITATAPAGSGTVDVTATTGGGTSATSGADQFTYVPAPTVTGLAPAGGALAGGTVVTITGTNFGLNAADVTGVAFGPTAAAFTFVNSTTITATAPAGTGTVDVTVTTLNGGTSATSGADQFTYLAVPTLTGVAPTSGAAVGGTSVTITGTGFVPGSTTVSFGSSAATGVNCTSSTTCTATSPAGSGTVDVTVTTGGGTSATSSADQFTYSPAPPPTPTVTGLSQPSGPAVGGTQITVTGTNFVPGSTTVSFGSSAATGVSCVSSTSCTATSPAGSGTVDVTVTTGGGTSATSSADQFTYLPAPTVTGLSVTNGPLAGGTSVTITGTDFTGVTGVKFGSTSASFTVVNVTTITTTAPAGSGTVDVTVTTGGGTSATSSADQFTYVAAPSVTSLSPTSGPAAGGTAVTVTGTDLTGATAVTFGSTGAAFTVVTATTITTTSPAGSGTVDVTVTTPGGTSATSSADQFTFTGTPPPAPTVTSLSVTAGPAAGGTVLTITGTNLTGASAVKFGPWAAATFTVNSATSVTVTSPAGTGTVDVTVTTAGGTSALVAGDKFAYSGIPGTPTNLQASVSGTTVTLTWTNAPGSLGVNAYRNGTKFWVGGYPKAAPTTFVQTGLAAGTYTYTVADYNSSGQGALSQSVVVTV; encoded by the coding sequence ATGGTCGCCTCGGCCGCCGTGGTGATCGCCGCCGTCGTCGGCCTGGCGGCACCCGCCGCCCAGGCGGCCGTGCCGGCCGCCCCGACCAACCTGCAGGCGGTGGTGAGCGGGACGACCGTCACCCTGACGTGGACCAACGCCGCCGGGGCCCTCGGGGTCAACGGCTACCGCGACACGACCACCAAGAAGTGGATCGGTGGGTACCCGAACCCGGCCCCCACCACCTGGATCGACAGCGCGGTGCCCGTCGGCAGCCACACCTACTCCGTGGCGGACTACAACTCGAGCGGCGAGGGCCCGCACTCCGGCACGGTGAGCGTGAGCGTCGGCGGGTCGTCCACCCCGACGGTGACCGGCATCTCCCCCTCGACGGGGCCGTCCACCGGGGGCACCTCCGTCACCGTCACCGGCACCAACCTGACCGGCGCCACCGCCGTGGCCTTCGGGGCCACCGCGGCGGCCTCGTTCACCGCGGTGAACGCCACCACCGTGACGGCCACCTCGCCGGCGGGGTCCGGCACCGTCGACGTCACCGTCACCACCGGCGGGGGCACGTCGGCCACGTCGTCCGCCGACCGGTTCAGCTACACCACCGGGTCGCCCGCGGTGTCGAGCCTGTCGGTGACCTCGGGCCCGACGAGCGGCGGTACGGCGCTCACCATCACCGGCACCAACCTCACCGGGGCCACCGCCGTGGCCTTCGGGGCGACCGCGGCGGCCTCGTTCACCGCGGTGAACGCCACCACCGTGACGGCCACCTCGCCGGCGGGGGCGGGCACCGTCGACGTCACCGTCACCGTCGGCGGGAGCACCTCGGCGACGTCGTCCGCCGACAGGTTCACGTACGTCCCCGCGCCCACCGTGACCGGCATCTCCCCGACCGGCGGCCCGGCCACCGGGGGCACGACCGTCACCGTGACCGGCACCAACTTCACCGGCGCCACGGCGGTGGCCTTCGGGGCCACGGCGGCCGCCTTCAGCGTCACCAACGGCACCACGATCAGCGCCACCTCGCCCGCCGGCGCGGGCACGGTGGACGTCACCGTCACCACCGTCGGCGGGACCAGCGCCAAATCGTCAGCCGACAGTTTCACCTACACCGGGTCTCCGCCCCCGCCGGGCCCCCGCGTGACCAGCGTGTGCCTCTCCCCGGCCGGGCCGCCGTGCTCGAACCTCACCTCGGGCCCCCCCGCCGGCGGGACCGTGGTGATCATCAGCGGCACCAACTTCTCGGGCGCTACGGCCGTGGTCTTCGGGCCCGGGCACCCGGCCTCGTCGTTCACCGTGAAGAGCGACACCACGATCACCGCCACCGCGCCGGGCGGGAACGGCACCGTGGACGTGCTGGTCACCACGCCCAGCGGGACGAGCCAGGTGCAGACCCTCGACTGGTACACCTACGCGGCCAACGTGGTGCTCAACCCGACGAACGTCATCGTGCCGGCGGACGGCACGATGCGCGAGGCCGTCACCGTCACGGTCACCTCGGGCGGGACGCCCCAGGCCGGCGTGGCCGTCAGCGCCACCCAGACACCGCCCGGGGGCGGCACCGCCCACGGCATCACCGGCTGCACCACCGCCAGCGACGGCACCTGCCTGGTGCTCACCGACCACACCACCACCACGGGGTCCTCCACGCTCACGGCCAGCACCACCAGCTTCGGCAGCGGCACGGCCACCGTCGTGTACAAGGCACCCGGTGCCGCCCCCACGGGGCTCAGCTTCTCGGTCGCCAACGGCAACGGGACCTCGGCGACGGTCGCCGGCGGCGACGCCTACAGCGACGGCAACCACTACTTCGTCCCCGAGACCACCGGCCTGGCGGGGCAGTTCGAGAACACGCCGTCCCAGTCGGTCCTGAGCGCCTCCCTGGTCAACGGGTCGGGCCCCCTCACCACCGGCTGGGAGCCCTACGCCCTCACCTGGACGATCCACAACACCGGCACGACCTCGCTGTTCATCGACGCCATCGCCAACGTGGCCGAGCTGGGCTACACGAACGTCATCTGCAGCCTGCCCACCCAGACCGACCCCAAGGGGTCCCTGCGGTGCACGCCCAGCAGTTACGACCTCGACTACAACGCCCACTTCTCCAACCCCGCCGACGTCGGGAAGTACGGGCTGGGGGCCAACAACGGCACCATGACCTCGATCTGCAGCCCGCCCGGCTGCCCGCGGACCGTGTCGGCGGGCGCCACGACCACCTTCACCACCTACATGATCGGCGCCGACAACGACGCCATCGTGGTGCTCGACTCGCCCACGGGATCGGCGGCGTCGGCCACCGTGGGCGCCCAGCTGGCCACCGACCCGTACACCACGGCGATCTCGGGCTCGAGCGTGGGCAGCGCGCAGAGCGCCGCCTTCAGGTGGGCGCCGGCCAACGCCGCAACCTCGGTGTCGGGCGCCGTCACGGCCATCGACCCCGCCGAGGCGGCCGAGCCCGACTCCAGCCACGACTGGGTGGTGCTGAGCGTGTCGGGCACCCCGACGCTCGTGAACTTCGGGCAGACCGCCAACCAGACCTACGCCGCCAACGGGGGGCCGGTCACCGAGGACGTCTTCGAGAGCGACCTGGCGGCGGCCACGTCGGCCACGCTGGCCGTCACGAACTACGGCGCCGCCAACCAGGCCAACGCCCTCACCGGCAGCGGCTTCCCCGACCCGCCCACGGTCACCGGCCTCTCCCCGGCGACGGGCCTCACCACCGGGGGGACCTCGGTCACGGTCAGCGGCACCAACCTCACGGGCGCCACGGCGGTCATGTTCGGCGCCACCGCAGCAGCCACGTTCACCGTGAACAACGCCACGACCATCACGGCCTCCTCGCCCGCCGGCTCGGCCGGCACCGTCGACGTCATCGTGACCACGCCGGGCGGGACGAGCGCCACCGGCGCCGCCGACCAGTTCACCTACACCACGGCGGTGTCGGCGCCCACGGTGACCAGCGTGTCGCCGGCCGGCGGGCCGTTGGCGGGCGGGACCTCGGTCACGGTCAGCGGCACCGCCTTCACGGGCGCCACGGCGGTCACGTTCGGCGCCACCGCGGCGGCCACGTTCACGGTGAACAGCGCCACGAGGATCACCGCGGCCTCGCCGGCAGGATCGGCGGGCGCCGTCGACGTCACCGTCACCACGTCGGGCGGCGGGACCTCGGCCACGGGCCCCGGCGACCTCTTCACCTACCTGCCGGTGCCGACCGTCACCTCCGTCTCGCCGGCGAACGGGCCGGCCGCGGGGGGAACGTCGGTGACGGTCACGGGCACGGGCTTCGTGCCCGGCTCGACCACCGTGGCCGTCGGAGCCTCGGCCGCCACCGGCGTGAACTGCACCTCCTCCACCAGCTGCACGGCGACGTCGCCGGCCGGCAGCGGCACCGTCGACGTGACCGTGACCACGGGCGGCGGGACCAGCGCCACCTCGGCGGCCGACCGGTTCACGTACGTCCCCGCCCCCACCGTGACGAGCGTGTCGCCGACGACCGGGCCTGGCGCCGGTGGGACGACGGTGACGATCACAGGCACCAACTTCACCGGAACCAGCACCGTGAAGTTCGGGACCACTGCCGCCGCCTTCACCTTCGTGAGCTCGACGACCATCACGGCCACCGCCCCGGCCGGGAGCGGCACCGTCGACGTGACCGCGACCACGGGCGGCGGGACGAGCGCCACGTCGGGGGCCGACCAGTTCACCTACGTCCCGGCCCCGACCGTCACCGGCCTGGCGCCCGCCGGCGGTGCTCTGGCCGGCGGGACCGTCGTCACCATCACCGGCACCAACTTCGGCCTCAACGCCGCCGACGTGACCGGTGTGGCCTTCGGCCCGACCGCCGCCGCCTTCACCTTCGTGAACTCGACGACCATCACGGCCACCGCCCCGGCCGGCACGGGCACCGTCGACGTGACCGTGACCACGCTCAACGGCGGGACGAGCGCCACGTCGGGGGCCGACCAGTTCACCTACCTGGCCGTTCCCACCCTCACCGGCGTGGCCCCGACCAGCGGCGCGGCGGTCGGCGGGACGTCGGTCACCATCACCGGCACCGGCTTCGTCCCCGGCTCGACCACGGTGTCCTTCGGCAGCTCGGCGGCCACCGGCGTGAACTGCACCTCGTCCACCACCTGCACGGCGACGTCGCCGGCCGGGAGCGGCACGGTCGACGTGACCGTGACCACGGGCGGCGGGACCAGCGCCACGTCGTCGGCGGACCAGTTCACGTACAGCCCCGCACCGCCCCCGACGCCCACGGTCACGGGCCTCTCCCAGCCCAGTGGCCCCGCCGTCGGCGGGACACAGATCACCGTCACCGGCACGAATTTCGTCCCCGGCTCGACCACGGTGTCCTTCGGCAGCTCGGCGGCCACCGGCGTCAGCTGCGTGTCGTCGACGAGCTGCACCGCCACCTCCCCCGCCGGATCGGGGACCGTGGACGTGACCGTGACCACGGGCGGCGGGACCAGCGCCACGTCGTCGGCCGACCAGTTCACCTACCTGCCGGCGCCCACCGTCACCGGCCTGTCCGTGACGAACGGACCCCTGGCGGGCGGGACGTCGGTCACCATCACGGGCACCGACTTCACCGGGGTCACGGGCGTGAAGTTCGGCTCGACGTCGGCCTCCTTCACGGTCGTGAACGTCACCACCATCACCACCACGGCGCCGGCAGGGAGCGGCACCGTCGACGTGACGGTCACCACGGGTGGCGGCACCAGCGCCACCTCGTCGGCCGACCAGTTCACCTACGTGGCCGCCCCGAGCGTGACCAGCCTGTCCCCGACCAGCGGCCCGGCGGCCGGGGGCACGGCGGTGACGGTCACCGGCACCGACCTGACCGGCGCCACCGCCGTGACGTTCGGATCGACGGGCGCGGCCTTCACGGTGGTCACCGCCACCACCATCACGACCACCTCGCCCGCGGGGTCGGGGACGGTCGACGTCACCGTGACGACCCCGGGCGGGACCAGCGCCACGTCGTCGGCCGACCAGTTCACCTTCACGGGGACACCCCCGCCGGCGCCCACCGTGACCAGCCTGTCGGTCACCGCCGGGCCCGCCGCGGGCGGCACCGTCCTGACGATCACCGGCACCAACCTCACCGGGGCGAGCGCGGTGAAGTTCGGACCCTGGGCGGCCGCCACGTTCACGGTGAACAGCGCCACCTCCGTCACGGTCACCTCGCCGGCGGGGACGGGCACGGTCGACGTCACCGTCACGACAGCCGGAGGGACGAGCGCGCTGGTCGCCGGGGACAAGTTCGCCTACTCCGGCATCCCGGGCACCCCCACCAATCTCCAGGCGTCGGTGAGCGGCACCACCGTGACGCTCACCTGGACGAACGCCCCCGGCTCGCTCGGCGTGAACGCCTACCGCAACGGCACCAAGTTCTGGGTGGGCGGCTACCCGAAGGCCGCCCCGACCACGTTCGTGCAGACCGGCCTGGCCGCTGGCACCTACACCTATACCGTGGCGGACTACAACTCGTCGGGCCAGGGCGCGCTGTCCCAGAGCGTCGTGGTCACGGTCTGA